The Carassius gibelio isolate Cgi1373 ecotype wild population from Czech Republic chromosome A8, carGib1.2-hapl.c, whole genome shotgun sequence genome contains the following window.
aaaatacagttaaatggataatattgtgaaatattattatagtttaaaataatatatgataatatattttaagtgtaatttattcctgatgacaaaactgaatctttaacatcattactccagtcttcagtgtcccatgatccttcagagatcattctaatatgctgattcggtgctcaaaaacatttcttattattatcaatgttaaaaacagttggtTTTGCCTAATATCTTTATGAAAACCTTGatgatttttttcataattctttgatgaatagaaagttcaaaaagagcagcatttattagaaaacttttgcaacattataagtATTTTAACGGTCACGTTTGATCAAACGAATGCATccttttacacacacaaacacacacacaaaacctctgaccccaaacctttgaacagcagtgtatattttaaataattttaatttaaagcaaCTTGCAACCCGAGGATGAAGGAATAGACAGTCCTTGAGTTAAAACAAAATCATCTGTTCTAAGTTACCACAATAAACTAAATGCCTCTGACATAAACAGATGCctctgtttattcatttattcatgcattattattgttttctatcCACCGTTCATTTGCATGCGTTCTGGATCTCAGACCACATTCCGAGGCTCCGGTGTTGCCATGCCGACATACTCATTCTGCAGACAGATCAGCTCTCAGCAGTTTGATGAGCAGAAACTCTCTTTGTCCCAGACTGCTCTTGCTGACCTACTGGAGAGTCTCATAAAGGACAAGACCATGTCTgtgaaagagaagagaaagaagcTAAAACTGGTATTTATTTACTGaacttgtcataaacatcatgcTGTTCAAGTCCTTAAACATTTGAATTACTTTATTCTCTAGCAGTTAATATTAAACACAAATTGACATTTAGTGTTGATTCATTGTTTGTTACAGcaaattgactttttttgttgttcttctcTCAGTTTCAGAAGGAATATCCTGACATCTACTTGAGACGTTTTCCCACAACAGAGAGTGAAGCTCAGCTTTTTGCAGATAAACCAAAGATTAAACCGCCAATGCTGTTAAGCATCAAGAAAGCCAAAACCTTCAGTATTCGAAACTGAATACCTCTTAAAATACTCATCTTATTTTGGGAGCCTGGTTAAGGTTAAAAGACATTCAGTTGATCTGTTGCAGTAAAAGGGCTGACACTGGAACGCATCAGTATAATCTGAACTGTACTTTTTGTTGaagtgattttttgttttgtcttttaagtTTCTTATATCAGACTTTTATATCAGTTTCAATACATgtctattttaatgttatttatttaaggtGTGTGATCTACTGTAAGTTATTGGGAGCTTTCAGATATTCAGTGTCATAATAactgaatcaataaaaaaatctgaGGACCCACAGCAAATATTATGCAAATTGGCTTAGCATACTGTTTACATGTCttcttgaaataaaaatgaagattttATTTGTGGTCTTGTATCATTGTTTCAGTTTTAGTCCTTTGTTTTTCTATGGACACCTTTTGTGTGTCATGTTCAGATGTCTTCGCTATTCAGGTGCACAGAAAATGTTCAGTTATActtctaaagaaaaatatataggtTTTATGTGTAATGTGGGAGTTTGTCTGGCTACTAAGCTAGTATGGGTTAATTTGCACTGGGgttttttccatctcaaatgTGCTAACGTTGTCATTTCTTAAGATGTACATATTTCTTTCTAGACAGTACTGTCTATTCATTGCTTAtgtttttttatcaatgttttatcTTGCACTCATACATTGTACTGATTCAGTGGCTTGGAATTTAAGAATGAAAGACTTAAATTGGACAGTGAttggtttcttttttattctgtatCATTAATGAGTATAAGTAAGCCAAATATATTacgtttaatgttttttattgctttatCGTATCACCATAAATACTTGTACTGTTCCTGATctatgcaataaacatgtttaaataaaaaaaaattgtttgtttgcgtgaaatgtgattttttttttcttttctttttttttattattgaagaaTTGTCAGTAGTTAAATGATATGAACATTCATGCATATGCGCATGCCATCGTAGTCTATGACTTGTGCGAAGTGCTGCTGTGTGCACCTTCATCAGTATTCACATCCAGTCTCCGTTTATGAATGATATGGTGCTCTGACCCTGAAAAACAAATCATTTGTCATCCAGGAAAGTAAACAAAGAAAATGTGATTAATGAAATGCCTTTTCACATGCCCCATTCCCATGTCGTGTGTTAAGACTAGGGGCAATTGGCAACTTTTTGCATTGTTATATTGTGGAGTCTTGTTACGgatgttatttatttacatttagttcttaatttaaataaatattcataaagcGTTCTGGAAATTGAGCCAGTTCACCATACATTCATATGTGTTCTTCATTTGATCTTTTAGGAAAGTAAGTATTAGTGAAAATGTTCTTGGTCTGAACACAAAGGGATTTTTGTTTCAGAGTCGAAGGAGGAGTTCTAAGACTCTGTGGCTGTTCCTGGGAACAGAACGGTTCTGAGTTACACACACAGGCATCATCTCACCTCAAACTCATTTCAACATGGTCAGCCGGTGAGTAGTGGAGCTTTTCCGTCTCAGTCGAACTGCTCAGATcgtgcaaatgtttttttgtaggggaaaacattcaatttattgtttgttttaaatatattaatttttaaaagtaatgtttccTTAGTCATTTGTTTCTTTCAAGCTTATATCTTTGTTCCCTTTTGGCAACGTTTAGTTTAGAAGAATGTGCAAAATGCCTCAAGAATGAGTATGTTAGTAGAAgtttagttgttttgtttttctttttcgtGTCACGTCATTTTAGtgaattatgttaaaaatgtggACATCTGTTTTCATTCACAGTCTTGAACACCCAGCCGGTGGCTATAAAAAAATCTTTGAGTCATGTGAAGAGTTAGCTGAGCCTATTCCTGCTCATGTCTCAGGTTTGTATGCCTATAATCTTAGAAATCAAGCATTTTCAATTTGATAATTTTTCACGTTTAATTTCTCCATGGTTGCATTAAAAGGAAAAGTGTATGCATCTTCTGGTGTGGCTGATGTAAATCCCTTGTAGCCTTGATATGGGAGCTGTTTTATAGACATTTGGGGGCTGACGAATTTGTTTTAAAGTGAACCTTCTCTCTCTGCAGGCAAAATCCCTGCTTGGCTCACTGGCAGTCTGCTCCGTATGGGCCCTGGGCTCTTTGAGATCGGAGATGAACCTTTTTACCACCTTTTTGATGGTCAGGCTCTCATACACAAGTTTGACCTGAAAGATGGACATGTCACTTATTACCGCAGGTAAAACTCCCTGTGTTTAACTGGGTTTATCATTCACTAATacccaaatatataaataaaatgcagattAACTTTAGGTTTATCAGGACTGATGCTTATGTGAGAGCCATGACAGAGAAAAGGATTGTGATCACAGAGTTTGGCACCGCTGCATATCCAGATCCATGCAAAAACATCTTTTCCAGGTCTAGAGAGTATTTTCTCTTCAATTTTATTTGGGAATAGAATAATAATGGCATAAAAAACAAATTTACTCCTGATGGTGCATTTACTTTTGGAACATCCtttattttcaggttttttaCTTACTTTCAAGGCATTGAGGTGACGGACAACTGCCTTGTCAACATTTACCCCATTGGTGAGGACTTTTACGCCTGCACAGAAACCAACTATATAACCAAAGTTGATCCGGATACCCTAGAAACAATAAAAAAGGTATGCTTTTGCACTGTTGCACAATTTTGAGGCTATTAGCAATAAAATCAatcctttaaaggaatagttcacccaaaaattacatgtgctgaaaatttactcaccctcaggccattcaagatgtagatgagtttgtttcttcaccagaACAGTTTTGCAGTACATCAgctgctcaccagtggatcctctgcattgaatgggtgccgccagaatcaGGGTGCAAaccgctgataaaaacatcacaataatccacaagtaatccacacgactccagtccatcagataaCATAGTCATGTTAATTACTCATAGATTATTACCTTTTTATcagtactctcattctgacggcaaaAGATTTAATGCATGATGTacattttctccaaatctgttccgataaagaaacaaactcatctgcatctcggatggcctcaagttttttttttcatttttttttttcattttaggattaattattcCTACTTTCCCATAGGTGGACCTCTGCAATTATCTCTCAGTTAATGGTGTGACTGCACATCCACATACTGAACCAGACGGTACTGTATATAACATTGGAAACTGCTTTGGGAAGAACATGTCACTGGCCTACAACATTGTCAAGATCCCTCCACCACAAGAAGGTTGGTATATTGCTTTGGTTGCATAAAAGGATCTTATTAATGCATTCTGAGGAGTGTTTGACTGcctattatcatttatttcatcAGCTAAATCTGATCCAATTGAGAAGTCAAAGGTTTTGGTGCAGTTTCCAAGCAGTGAGAGATTCAAACCATCCTACATCCATAGGTTagtaatataatgcaatataataacAATCTGTtcttcataattaaaataaatattaatattataataaatatttcacagcTTTGGCATGACGGAGAACTATTTTGTGTTTGTTGAGACTCCTGTGAAGATCAATCTACTGAAATTTCTGACTTCCTGGAGTATCAGAGGGACAAATTATATGGACTGCTTTGAGTCCAATGACAAAATGTGTGTAAGTCGGAGCATACTGGCGTTATATCATGTTcctaattatatgtttttttttttaaatgctctggGTATTTTGTATGTTGACTGATCCTCCTCATTTGGCTGCATTCCCAGACATGGTTTCATCTGGCAACCAAGAATCCTGGAGAATACATAGACCACAAATTCAGAACATCTGCCTTCAATCTTTTCCATCACATTAACTGTTATGAGGACCAGGGCTTTATTGTTGTTGACCTGTGCACTTGGAAGGGGTAAAACTTATTTTTGTTGAAGCTTTAGCTAACATCTCAAAACGGACAAATAACAAATAGATCAATGAAACAAAAAA
Protein-coding sequences here:
- the LOC128018068 gene encoding retinal Mueller cells isomerohydrolase-like — its product is MVSRLEHPAGGYKKIFESCEELAEPIPAHVSGKIPAWLTGSLLRMGPGLFEIGDEPFYHLFDGQALIHKFDLKDGHVTYYRRFIRTDAYVRAMTEKRIVITEFGTAAYPDPCKNIFSRFFTYFQGIEVTDNCLVNIYPIGEDFYACTETNYITKVDPDTLETIKKVDLCNYLSVNGVTAHPHTEPDGTVYNIGNCFGKNMSLAYNIVKIPPPQEAKSDPIEKSKVLVQFPSSERFKPSYIHSFGMTENYFVFVETPVKINLLKFLTSWSIRGTNYMDCFESNDKMCTWFHLATKNPGEYIDHKFRTSAFNLFHHINCYEDQGFIVVDLCTWKGHDFVYNYLYLANVRQNWEEVKKAAIRAPQPEVRRYVLPLDIHREEQGKNLVSLPYTTATAVMCSDGTVWLEPEVLFSGPRQAFEFPQINYKRYCGKNYTFVYGLGLNHFVPDRICKLNVKSKETWIWQEPDAYPSEPLFVQSPEATDEDDGVLLSIVVKPGVTQRPAFLLILNATDLTEIARAEVDVMIPVTLHGLYKP